From Deltaproteobacteria bacterium, one genomic window encodes:
- a CDS encoding carbon-nitrogen hydrolase family protein, whose translation MTPRRFLAAAVQLCAGSDQRVNLDKAEAFVRDAARLGAMLVALPEVFAWRGPREQEIEVAEPIPGPITDRLGNLARELRIHLLGGSLLERAPGATKAFNTSCLFDPRGELIARYRKTHLFDVDIPGHVTIRESDTRQSGSDVVTADTEWGRIGLTICYDLRFPELYRKLTASGALVITIPSAFTFPTGAAHWEILLRARAIENQVYIIAPDQIGRSPSGVNDFGNSMIIDPWGKPLARAADRETVIVAEIDLDYLDRVRRELPCLDHVKFAQ comes from the coding sequence ATGACGCCCCGTCGCTTCCTCGCTGCCGCCGTGCAGCTCTGTGCTGGTTCCGACCAGCGCGTCAACCTCGATAAGGCCGAAGCCTTCGTGCGCGACGCCGCGAGACTGGGGGCGATGCTGGTGGCGCTGCCCGAGGTGTTCGCTTGGCGCGGACCGCGCGAGCAGGAAATCGAGGTCGCCGAGCCGATTCCTGGTCCCATCACCGACCGACTCGGCAATCTAGCGCGCGAACTCCGCATTCATTTGCTCGGCGGCTCGCTGCTCGAACGCGCGCCGGGCGCGACGAAAGCCTTCAATACCAGTTGCCTGTTCGATCCGCGCGGTGAGTTGATCGCTCGCTATCGCAAGACCCACCTGTTCGATGTCGACATTCCCGGCCATGTGACCATCCGCGAATCCGATACGCGCCAGAGCGGCAGCGATGTCGTCACCGCCGACACCGAGTGGGGACGCATCGGGCTTACGATCTGCTACGACCTGCGCTTCCCCGAACTCTATCGCAAGTTAACCGCGTCCGGTGCACTCGTGATCACCATCCCGTCCGCGTTTACGTTTCCGACCGGCGCGGCGCACTGGGAGATTCTGCTGCGCGCGCGCGCGATCGAGAACCAAGTGTACATCATCGCCCCCGATCAAATTGGCCGCAGCCCGAGCGGCGTCAACGACTTCGGCAACTCGATGATCATCGATCCGTGGGGCAAGCCGCTCGCCCGCGCCGCCGATCGCGAGACGGTCATCGTCGCTGAAATTGACCTCGACTATCTCGACCGCGTGCGGCGAGAACTGCCATGCCTCGATCACGTCAAATTCGCGCAGTAG
- a CDS encoding ABC transporter permease, which yields MNWRKLLWVTRKDLRLIARDRSALVSLIVVPIIVILVVAETQGGGSSNILLPIVNEDEGPVANALIKVFREHLDVQVVDRARAEALVRDENQAAAMLVLPGGMSKRYLTNKPSTIELLTDPAQGTELSAIKAVMLLADREAASLGDPFHEELLDLQERALTGKRLKFSSLEQNVPGFSVTFVLLSLLFSVSFGLRDEEAWGTSGRIAIAPVTPWAVLGGKLFARILVGAAQLTLLLGFGHFMYHLSLGHSVVAFVLTVFAIVFSMACFSMIIAAIARTREQIIPAGLSSMFILASIGGCWWPFFEQPKWMQTIAQAAMTTWSMLALHDVMLREKTLMEIAPELLFLFAYGGVSFLIGQRLFRYAET from the coding sequence ATGAACTGGCGCAAACTGCTGTGGGTCACGCGCAAGGATCTGCGTTTGATCGCCCGTGATCGCTCGGCGTTGGTGTCGCTGATCGTGGTGCCGATTATCGTCATCCTCGTCGTCGCCGAAACCCAGGGCGGCGGCAGCAGCAACATTCTGTTACCGATCGTCAACGAAGACGAGGGACCGGTGGCGAACGCGCTGATCAAGGTATTCCGCGAGCACCTCGACGTGCAGGTAGTTGATCGCGCCAGGGCCGAGGCGCTGGTGCGCGACGAGAACCAAGCCGCCGCCATGCTGGTGCTTCCCGGCGGTATGAGTAAGCGCTACCTCACCAACAAACCATCGACCATCGAGCTGCTCACCGATCCCGCGCAAGGCACGGAGCTGAGCGCGATCAAGGCAGTGATGCTGCTCGCTGACCGTGAAGCTGCCTCGCTCGGCGATCCGTTTCACGAAGAACTGCTCGACCTGCAGGAGCGAGCGCTCACTGGCAAGCGACTGAAGTTTTCATCGCTCGAACAGAACGTGCCGGGGTTCAGTGTGACCTTCGTGTTGCTCAGTCTGTTGTTCAGCGTGTCGTTCGGTCTGCGCGACGAAGAAGCATGGGGCACGAGCGGCCGCATCGCGATCGCACCGGTGACACCGTGGGCGGTATTGGGCGGCAAACTGTTCGCGCGCATCCTCGTCGGTGCGGCGCAGCTCACCTTGCTGCTCGGCTTTGGGCACTTCATGTATCACCTCTCGCTCGGACACTCCGTTGTGGCCTTTGTGCTCACGGTGTTCGCCATCGTGTTTTCGATGGCGTGCTTCAGCATGATCATTGCTGCCATCGCGCGGACACGGGAGCAGATCATTCCGGCGGGGTTGTCGTCGATGTTCATCCTCGCGTCGATCGGCGGTTGCTGGTGGCCGTTCTTCGAACAGCCGAAGTGGATGCAAACGATTGCGCAGGCCGCGATGACGACGTGGTCGATGTTGGCCTTGCACGATGTCATGCTCCGCGAGAAGACACTCATGGAAATCGCTCCGGAACTCCTATTCCTGTTCGCCTACGGCGGCGTGTCGTTCTTGATCGGCCAGCGCCTGTTCCGCTACGCGGAGACGTGA
- a CDS encoding ABC transporter substrate-binding protein — MNGDHLHNQKLSELEAVLKDFLDTDAMGRAALGDHWTQFSPAQQREFLALFRTLFQRTYLQKLLFFEKPVFDYVGETPGDGFTRVDTKIVTPKDEFMVTYRMRAAAARWLAIDIQVEDLSLTDNFRQQLDRQLSKGSIEALLESMRKKFGGQDDTA, encoded by the coding sequence GTGAACGGTGACCATCTGCACAACCAGAAGCTCTCCGAGCTGGAAGCGGTGCTCAAGGATTTTCTCGACACCGATGCGATGGGACGCGCGGCGCTCGGCGATCACTGGACCCAATTCAGCCCCGCGCAGCAACGCGAGTTCCTCGCGCTCTTCCGCACCCTGTTTCAGCGCACGTATCTCCAAAAGCTGCTGTTCTTCGAGAAGCCGGTGTTCGACTACGTCGGCGAGACGCCGGGCGACGGGTTCACCCGCGTCGACACCAAGATCGTCACACCCAAGGACGAGTTCATGGTGACCTACCGAATGCGCGCGGCCGCTGCGCGCTGGTTGGCCATCGACATCCAAGTCGAGGACTTGAGCCTCACCGACAACTTCCGCCAGCAGCTCGACCGCCAGCTCAGCAAGGGCTCGATCGAGGCACTGCTCGAGAGCATGCGCAAGAAGTTCGGCGGCCAAGACGATACCGCGTGA
- a CDS encoding molybdopterin biosynthesis protein yields the protein MARTRYLNKKSLAETLALFVDGLAIQRRPAEDIPVEASLDRITAAPIVARISAPHYHGSAMDGIAVRAPDTFGAGETRPIELQLDPTGAAANRPFAYVDTGQALPAWANAVVMIENVYRLDDTRIAIRAAAGPWQHVRLVGEDIVATEPLLPRGHRIRPFDIGALLAAGHLTVPVAPRPRVAIIPTGSELIEPGAPAAPGNIIEFNSRVVAAFVTEWGGEPWRMARVPDVLEQITAAVDAAARDYDIVAVIAGSSAGEHDFTVGALGSLGDILVHGIDIMPGKPAICAVISQRPVLGLPGYPVSTIIVCQQVLRPLIAKFLGAAPAPAEVVRAVVPRKIPSKLGLEEFLRVTLGQVGDRLVATPLGRGAGVITTMVRADGFLRIGPLSEGINAGEEASVELLRSRADIGNTVVVSGSHDLSLGMLEDCLKQRNPALKLSATNVGSLGGLLAMKRGEAHVVGTHLLDPATGAYNLPDIQRHLRGEPIVVAHLVVRDQGLMIARGNRKGLSGLIDLTRADVRFVNRQPGAGTRVLLDYELAQLGITPAQVKGYEREEFTHMAVAVAVASGLADCGLGVKSAALALGLDFIPVAREEYDLVFRRDCFESPLGHLLLDVIRSDTFRTAVEALGGYDASRSGTIKSLPAKTASSRPVRRAKRKRAVAKRRTR from the coding sequence ATGGCCCGTACTCGCTACCTCAACAAGAAATCGCTGGCCGAGACGCTCGCGCTGTTCGTCGACGGTCTCGCCATTCAGCGGCGGCCCGCCGAGGACATTCCGGTCGAAGCGAGCCTCGACCGCATCACCGCCGCACCCATCGTGGCGCGGATCTCGGCGCCGCACTATCACGGCTCGGCGATGGACGGCATCGCCGTGCGCGCTCCCGACACCTTCGGCGCCGGCGAGACGCGGCCGATCGAGTTGCAGCTCGATCCGACCGGCGCCGCCGCGAACCGGCCGTTCGCCTACGTCGACACCGGCCAGGCGCTGCCCGCATGGGCCAACGCGGTGGTGATGATCGAGAACGTCTACCGCCTCGACGACACACGCATCGCGATCCGCGCGGCGGCCGGACCGTGGCAACACGTGCGACTGGTCGGTGAAGACATCGTCGCCACCGAGCCGCTGCTCCCGCGCGGCCATCGCATTCGTCCGTTCGACATCGGCGCGCTGCTCGCCGCCGGGCATCTCACCGTGCCGGTCGCGCCGCGGCCGCGCGTCGCCATCATCCCAACCGGGAGCGAGCTGATCGAACCCGGCGCGCCGGCCGCACCCGGCAACATCATCGAATTCAACTCGCGCGTCGTGGCGGCGTTTGTCACTGAGTGGGGCGGCGAGCCGTGGCGGATGGCGCGCGTGCCCGACGTGCTCGAACAGATCACCGCCGCTGTCGACGCCGCGGCGCGCGACTACGACATCGTCGCGGTGATTGCCGGCTCGTCGGCCGGTGAGCACGATTTCACCGTCGGCGCGCTCGGATCGCTCGGAGACATTCTCGTTCACGGAATCGACATCATGCCCGGCAAGCCGGCCATTTGCGCAGTGATCAGTCAGCGTCCGGTGCTCGGGCTGCCCGGCTATCCGGTGTCGACCATCATCGTCTGCCAGCAAGTGTTGCGGCCGTTGATCGCGAAGTTCCTCGGCGCCGCGCCCGCGCCGGCCGAAGTTGTCCGAGCCGTCGTGCCGCGCAAGATTCCTTCCAAGCTCGGCTTGGAAGAATTTCTGCGCGTCACGCTCGGGCAAGTTGGCGATCGCCTCGTCGCGACGCCGCTAGGACGCGGAGCCGGCGTCATCACCACGATGGTGCGCGCCGACGGTTTTCTCCGCATTGGACCGTTGTCGGAAGGCATCAACGCCGGTGAAGAAGCATCGGTCGAGCTGCTGCGCTCGCGAGCGGATATCGGCAACACCGTCGTCGTCAGCGGCAGCCACGACTTGAGTCTCGGTATGCTGGAGGATTGCCTCAAACAACGCAATCCGGCGCTCAAGCTCTCCGCCACCAACGTCGGCAGTCTCGGTGGATTGCTGGCGATGAAGCGCGGCGAAGCCCACGTCGTCGGCACCCACCTGCTCGATCCGGCGACCGGTGCGTACAATCTGCCCGACATCCAGCGCCACTTGCGAGGCGAGCCGATCGTCGTGGCGCACCTGGTCGTGCGCGATCAGGGGCTGATGATCGCGCGCGGCAATCGGAAGGGATTGAGTGGGCTGATTGATCTCACGCGTGCGGATGTGCGCTTCGTCAATCGCCAGCCGGGGGCAGGCACACGCGTGCTGCTCGACTACGAACTCGCGCAACTCGGCATCACGCCCGCACAGGTGAAGGGCTACGAGCGCGAGGAGTTCACGCACATGGCGGTCGCCGTCGCAGTGGCCAGCGGTCTCGCGGACTGCGGCCTCGGCGTGAAGTCGGCGGCGTTGGCGTTGGGGCTCGATTTCATTCCGGTCGCGCGCGAAGAGTACGATCTTGTCTTCCGTCGCGACTGCTTCGAGTCGCCGCTCGGGCACCTGTTGCTCGATGTGATTCGCTCCGACACCTTCCGCACTGCCGTCGAAGCGCTTGGGGGCTATGACGCGAGTCGATCGGGGACGATCAAATCGTTACCGGCCAAGACGGCATCGTCGCGACCAGTGCGAAGGGCGAAGCGGAAGCGCGCGGTGGCGAAGCGACGTACACGGTGA
- a CDS encoding ABC transporter ATP-binding protein, producing MPSLTVVPQPVERSQPILQSVPERSPAPGVALRVHELRKNYDQIEAVRGVSFEVRAGEVFGLLGPNGAGKTTTISIIATLRQPSAGTAQVFDHDVTREVGAVRHLIGVAPQEIAIYPTLTAAENLRFFGRMFGVRRRDLGERVRTLLSLVELDTRANEPVANFSGGMKRRLNLAVSLVHQPRLLLLDEPTVGVDPHSREHIFEIVRGLRNDGTAIVYTTHYMEEAEQLCDRIAIVDEGRIIAMGRLSDLLADAGCAEVIEVRGLPLSVDLSGLQTAAGVCSTERSDGTVRVFTQGAARALPALTAIIGRYADRVTIQIAPLSLQTLFLRLTGKELRD from the coding sequence ATGCCCAGCCTCACCGTTGTGCCCCAGCCCGTTGAGCGGTCGCAACCGATACTACAGTCCGTGCCGGAACGCAGCCCGGCACCGGGCGTGGCGCTGCGGGTTCACGAGCTGCGCAAGAACTACGACCAGATCGAAGCGGTGCGCGGGGTTTCCTTTGAAGTGCGTGCCGGCGAGGTGTTCGGACTGCTCGGTCCGAATGGCGCCGGCAAGACCACCACGATCTCGATCATCGCCACGCTGCGGCAACCGTCGGCCGGAACCGCGCAAGTGTTTGACCACGACGTCACCCGCGAGGTGGGAGCCGTGCGCCACCTGATCGGCGTGGCGCCGCAGGAAATTGCAATCTATCCAACCCTCACGGCGGCGGAAAATCTGCGCTTCTTCGGGCGCATGTTCGGCGTGCGCCGGCGCGACCTCGGCGAACGTGTGCGCACACTACTGTCGTTGGTGGAACTCGACACCCGCGCCAACGAGCCGGTCGCAAATTTTTCCGGCGGCATGAAGCGCCGGCTCAACTTGGCGGTGAGCTTGGTCCACCAACCGCGGTTGCTGCTGCTCGACGAGCCCACCGTCGGGGTCGATCCGCATTCGCGCGAGCACATCTTCGAGATCGTCCGCGGCCTGCGCAACGACGGCACGGCCATCGTCTACACGACGCACTATATGGAAGAAGCGGAACAACTGTGCGACCGCATCGCGATAGTTGACGAGGGCCGCATCATCGCAATGGGGCGTCTCAGCGATCTGCTCGCCGACGCCGGCTGCGCCGAGGTGATCGAGGTGCGCGGCTTGCCCCTTTCGGTTGATCTCAGCGGCCTGCAAACGGCGGCCGGAGTCTGCAGCACCGAACGCAGTGACGGCACGGTGCGTGTCTTCACCCAAGGCGCGGCGCGCGCGCTGCCCGCGCTGACGGCGATCATCGGCCGCTACGCCGATCGCGTCACCATCCAAATCGCGCCGCTGAGTCTGCAGACGCTCTTCCTGCGTCTGACCGGCAAGGAACTGCGGGACTGA
- a CDS encoding molybdopterin molybdenumtransferase MoeA has product MPRSRQIRAVAARPVKAFFQVVTTDEARRCIAAFAPVGTETVGVAKALGRVLARDLTSPIDLPHFHRANMDGFAVRAADTFGATASIPAYLKIAGTVEMGADASKRALKKAEAMRIATGGMLPPAADAVVMIEHTDEVGDGTVEIHRGVSPWEHVLQIGDDVARGAAIFARGRRLRAHDLGALTGLGITKVPVFKRPRVGLLSSGDEIVPPETTPRPGQVRNINEYALVAMAGEAGAVVTDYGVVRDRADALRKTLAQALARNDIVLISGGSSVGTKDITLDVITSFPQSEILFHGIAVAPGKPTILARALNKPVLGLPGHPVSALVIFELFGAPLLRVIGGEDSGTVFSPRHVVRARLAENVASQPGREDHVRVQLVRDGDALLARPLPGKSGAIFNLVQADGLVRVDASAEGLEAGSEVDVVVF; this is encoded by the coding sequence ATGCCTCGATCACGTCAAATTCGCGCAGTAGCCGCACGTCCGGTCAAGGCGTTCTTTCAAGTCGTGACCACCGACGAAGCACGCCGGTGCATCGCCGCGTTCGCGCCGGTCGGGACGGAAACGGTCGGCGTGGCCAAGGCGCTCGGCCGCGTGCTCGCGCGCGATCTCACCTCGCCGATCGATCTGCCGCACTTCCATCGCGCCAACATGGATGGTTTCGCCGTGCGCGCCGCCGACACGTTTGGAGCGACGGCCAGTATCCCGGCCTATCTGAAAATAGCGGGCACGGTTGAGATGGGCGCAGATGCCAGCAAGCGCGCGCTCAAGAAGGCCGAGGCCATGCGTATCGCCACCGGCGGCATGCTGCCGCCTGCGGCCGATGCAGTGGTGATGATCGAGCACACCGACGAGGTCGGCGATGGGACGGTGGAGATCCATCGCGGCGTGTCGCCGTGGGAGCACGTTTTGCAAATCGGCGACGACGTCGCGCGCGGCGCGGCGATCTTCGCGCGCGGACGGCGCCTGCGCGCGCACGATCTCGGTGCGCTGACGGGGTTGGGCATCACCAAGGTGCCGGTGTTCAAGCGGCCGCGCGTCGGGTTGCTGTCGAGCGGCGATGAAATTGTCCCGCCGGAAACCACACCACGTCCGGGCCAGGTGCGCAACATCAACGAGTACGCGTTGGTGGCGATGGCCGGCGAAGCCGGCGCGGTGGTGACCGACTACGGCGTGGTGCGCGACCGCGCCGATGCGTTGCGCAAGACGCTTGCGCAGGCGCTAGCGCGCAACGACATCGTGCTGATCTCCGGCGGCAGCTCGGTCGGTACGAAAGACATTACGCTCGACGTGATCACGTCGTTCCCGCAATCGGAGATTCTCTTCCACGGCATCGCGGTCGCACCCGGCAAACCGACGATTTTGGCGCGCGCGTTGAACAAGCCGGTGCTCGGCTTGCCGGGTCATCCCGTATCGGCGCTGGTCATCTTCGAACTGTTCGGTGCGCCGCTGTTGCGCGTGATCGGCGGAGAAGACAGCGGAACTGTTTTCTCCCCTCGCCATGTTGTCCGCGCCCGACTGGCAGAGAACGTCGCCTCGCAACCCGGCCGTGAAGATCACGTGCGCGTCCAACTCGTGCGCGATGGCGACGCGCTGCTCGCACGTCCGCTACCCGGCAAGTCGGGCGCAATCTTCAATCTGGTGCAAGCCGACGGTCTCGTCCGCGTCGATGCGTCCGCCGAAGGACTGGAAGCGGGCAGCGAAGTGGACGTGGTGGTGTTCTGA
- a CDS encoding transposase — translation MPEYRRAYVPGGTFFLTLVTFERQRLLAETDNAARLRLALAAVKRERPFQVVAAAVMPDHIHFVWALPEDDGDFSSRVGRLKVLFTRSLSESHTEPGNSRSRLRHRDRNIWQRRFWEHAIRDERDLERHIDYLHYNPVKHGLVSCPHLWPYSSFARWVRRGAYTTSWCCVCEGRTISSPDFSDISDTVGE, via the coding sequence ATGCCAGAGTACCGCAGAGCGTACGTGCCGGGAGGCACGTTCTTCCTCACACTGGTAACGTTCGAACGCCAGCGCCTGCTGGCAGAGACCGACAACGCAGCACGCCTGCGGCTTGCCCTGGCGGCTGTGAAGCGCGAACGCCCCTTCCAGGTTGTCGCCGCAGCGGTGATGCCAGATCACATTCACTTCGTTTGGGCGCTGCCCGAGGATGATGGAGACTTTTCGTCGCGTGTGGGTCGATTGAAGGTGCTCTTCACCCGATCACTCAGCGAATCGCACACGGAGCCCGGTAACTCGCGTTCGCGGCTGCGGCATCGTGACCGGAACATTTGGCAGCGCCGCTTCTGGGAGCACGCGATCCGCGACGAACGAGACCTGGAGCGACACATCGATTACCTTCACTACAACCCAGTCAAACACGGGCTGGTGAGCTGCCCGCACCTCTGGCCATACTCCAGCTTTGCGCGTTGGGTTCGGCGTGGTGCATACACGACGAGTTGGTGTTGCGTGTGC
- a CDS encoding M1 family metallopeptidase, protein MKGKLAAPRKQQKSNQRSRTRPWPVRVPDAEFRLTALVQPTHYAVHVTPDLEAGTFHGEARIELTLARAHTAIEVHAADLTIERATVITAGVTQVATPLAHTKRETVTLTLPTAIAKGAALLKLGFSGPLQKHLRGLYSATSNGRRYAFTQLEAADARRFFPCFDEPSFKARFTFSVTTESRNAVISNNPIARVDEHGDGHKTVHFTTTPKLSTYLCALCVGELESSEARFVGRTPIRIWHVPGKGHLTAFALEAAVESLTRLEQYFGLPYPYEKLDLIAVPDFEAGAMENAGAVTFRETLLLVDPATITLAEKKRVAEVVAHELAHMWYGDLVTMAWWNDLWLNEAFATWMAFRVVADWKPEWRMWTNFAHHRAAALSLDALGHTHPIYAEVKSPAQATENFDAITYEKGASVVRMIESYLGANAFRAGVRKYIRRHREGNATANDLWRALEEASGQKVTRVARGWIEQPGFPLLRVDRSDRNGRAVLALRQTRYFTNPKAKPTRQRWPVPVVVKTSGTRTPTRHLMTKGRDELLLGPSRRTTWVYANAAEGGFYRPLHDDATLAALRGVMFDALTSVERLGLIEHQWAAVRGGHAGIEGFLDLAAGFGGETDFDVLDTLAGCLRFVDEQLADAVGGRPAFRRWLTAVFDAAWRTLGWDVAAREPDDTRLRRASLLRVLGEIAEAPAIVREASARFAVYLADRHALDPNLADSVVSMAARCGDAACYEQLRAAVQTAPTPQEKRRFELALTDFRDVTLLARTHALTLTDEVSTQDVGIMLVRLLGNRAARESAWQFIKDRWEPLAKRLPPMMVSRVIDATPQLQTPAYKRDVTAFFRAHPVPTAARALKQAVERFDLNDEFRRRAAKGLREWLAQRA, encoded by the coding sequence GTGAAGGGCAAGCTAGCGGCGCCGCGTAAGCAACAGAAATCCAACCAGAGAAGTCGGACGCGCCCGTGGCCGGTACGCGTCCCGGACGCGGAATTCCGTCTGACGGCGCTGGTTCAGCCGACGCACTATGCCGTGCACGTCACGCCGGACCTCGAGGCCGGAACCTTTCACGGCGAAGCGCGGATCGAGTTGACGCTCGCTCGCGCCCACACCGCGATCGAGGTGCACGCCGCCGATCTCACGATCGAGCGCGCGACCGTCATCACCGCTGGCGTCACCCAGGTGGCGACTCCGCTCGCCCATACAAAACGCGAGACGGTCACGCTGACGCTCCCGACCGCGATTGCCAAGGGTGCCGCGCTGCTGAAGCTGGGTTTCTCCGGTCCGCTGCAAAAGCATCTGCGCGGGCTCTACAGCGCCACCAGCAACGGACGGCGCTACGCCTTCACGCAACTCGAGGCCGCCGACGCCCGCCGCTTCTTCCCGTGTTTCGACGAGCCGAGCTTCAAGGCGCGCTTCACCTTCTCGGTCACCACCGAGTCCCGCAACGCGGTGATCTCGAACAACCCGATCGCGCGCGTCGACGAGCACGGTGACGGCCACAAGACCGTCCACTTCACCACCACGCCGAAGCTGTCCACGTATCTGTGCGCGCTGTGCGTCGGCGAGCTTGAATCATCCGAGGCGCGTTTCGTCGGCCGCACGCCGATTCGCATCTGGCACGTGCCGGGTAAAGGACATCTCACGGCATTTGCCCTCGAGGCGGCGGTCGAATCGCTGACGCGCTTGGAACAGTACTTCGGCTTGCCGTATCCGTACGAGAAGCTCGACCTTATCGCCGTGCCCGACTTCGAAGCGGGGGCGATGGAGAACGCCGGCGCCGTGACGTTTCGCGAGACCTTGCTGCTTGTCGATCCCGCCACCATCACGCTCGCAGAGAAGAAGCGCGTCGCCGAAGTCGTCGCCCACGAACTCGCCCACATGTGGTACGGCGACCTCGTCACCATGGCCTGGTGGAACGACCTGTGGCTGAACGAAGCGTTCGCGACGTGGATGGCGTTCCGCGTCGTCGCCGACTGGAAGCCGGAGTGGCGCATGTGGACCAACTTCGCGCACCATCGCGCCGCCGCCCTCAGCCTCGATGCGCTCGGCCACACGCATCCGATCTACGCCGAAGTGAAGAGTCCGGCGCAGGCGACCGAGAATTTCGACGCCATCACCTACGAAAAAGGTGCGTCGGTGGTGCGCATGATCGAGAGCTATCTCGGCGCGAACGCGTTCCGCGCCGGCGTGCGTAAGTACATTCGCCGGCATCGCGAGGGCAACGCCACCGCCAACGATTTGTGGCGCGCGCTCGAAGAGGCGTCGGGGCAGAAAGTCACTCGTGTGGCGCGCGGTTGGATCGAGCAGCCCGGTTTTCCGCTGCTGCGTGTCGATCGCTCCGATCGTAACGGCCGTGCCGTGCTGGCGCTGCGGCAAACGCGCTACTTTACCAACCCCAAGGCCAAACCGACGCGGCAGCGCTGGCCGGTTCCGGTCGTCGTCAAGACCAGCGGGACCCGTACTCCGACGCGCCATCTGATGACGAAAGGGCGCGACGAATTGCTACTCGGTCCGTCGCGTCGCACCACGTGGGTGTATGCCAACGCCGCCGAGGGCGGCTTTTATCGGCCACTGCACGACGACGCGACGCTGGCGGCGCTGCGCGGCGTGATGTTCGACGCGCTGACCTCGGTTGAGCGGCTCGGATTGATCGAACACCAATGGGCGGCAGTGCGCGGCGGACACGCCGGCATCGAAGGGTTCCTGGATCTTGCCGCCGGTTTCGGAGGCGAAACCGACTTTGATGTTCTCGATACCCTCGCCGGCTGTTTGCGTTTCGTGGACGAGCAGTTGGCCGACGCGGTCGGTGGCAGGCCTGCGTTCCGACGTTGGCTCACTGCGGTATTCGATGCGGCGTGGCGCACGCTCGGCTGGGATGTCGCCGCCAGAGAGCCGGACGATACACGGCTGCGGCGCGCGTCGCTCTTGCGCGTGCTCGGCGAAATCGCCGAAGCGCCGGCGATTGTCCGCGAAGCGTCGGCGCGCTTCGCTGTTTATCTCGCCGACCGCCACGCGCTCGACCCGAACTTGGCTGATTCGGTGGTGAGTATGGCGGCGCGCTGCGGCGACGCGGCCTGCTACGAACAGTTGCGGGCCGCTGTTCAGACCGCGCCGACGCCCCAGGAGAAGCGGCGCTTCGAACTCGCGCTCACGGACTTTCGCGACGTCACGCTGCTGGCGCGCACGCACGCGCTCACGTTGACGGACGAGGTCTCTACACAAGATGTCGGGATCATGCTGGTGCGGCTGCTCGGCAACCGCGCTGCGCGCGAATCGGCTTGGCAGTTCATCAAAGACCGCTGGGAGCCGCTCGCGAAGCGGCTGCCGCCGATGATGGTGTCGCGCGTGATCGATGCGACGCCGCAGTTGCAAACGCCGGCATACAAGCGCGACGTGACCGCCTTCTTCCGCGCCCACCCGGTCCCGACAGCCGCGCGCGCGCTCAAGCAAGCGGTCGAGCGTTTCGATCTCAACGACGAATTCCGTCGCCGCGCTGCCAAGGGCCTGCGCGAGTGGTTGGCGCAACGCGCTTAA